The proteins below come from a single Alnus glutinosa chromosome 9, dhAlnGlut1.1, whole genome shotgun sequence genomic window:
- the LOC133876726 gene encoding uncharacterized protein LOC133876726, whose translation MIVYSWNCRGLGNPQTVQSFCRMVKDKRPSLVFLMKTKVTSKKVRCLPLKLRMENMFVVDCRGKSGGLILLWKSSALVEIQNFSCGHINAVVKEPNGGIAWKLSCFYGHPEVQMRPQSWSLLRHLATLTPKPWLCLGDFNEIVSSSEKSSHTVRPRGQMASFQKVLDDCCLLDLGFTGPKYTWCNGRLGNGITRERLDRAVANKEWSGSFDVVSVEVLPRTKSDHNPLLVFFSKNNEMSWRERRQFRYEASWEKHQEYSQLVKQVWRTRNNCELAWRKVQNNLEYCQRAFQKWVRKEGGKVEDQIVKKERELQLLQMQEDNFDIDKENQIKDELQNLLQQEDLKWRQRAKENWLQSSDKNTKYFHASASQKHRRNVV comes from the coding sequence ATGATCGTCTACAGCtggaactgccgggggcttggCAACCCCCAGACAGTTCAATCCTTTTGCCGGATGGTGAAGGACAAGAGGCCCTCTTTGGTTTTTCTAATGAAAACCAAAGTGACTAGTAAGAAGGTACGTTGTCTCCCTTTGAAGCTTAGAATGGAAAACATGTTCGTTGTGGATTGCCGTGGAAAGAGTGGAGGCTTAATTCTCCTATGGAAATCCTCGGCTCTGGTTGAAATTCAGAATTTCAGCTGTGGTCATATCAATGCTGTTGTTAAAGAGCCAAATGGTGGTATTGCATGGAAGCTGTCTTGTTTTTATGGACATCCAGAAGTCCAAATGAGGCCGCAGTCATGGAGTTTGCTTAGGCACTTGGCTACTCTAACCCCGAAACCGTGGCTTTGTTTAGGCGATTTCAATGAGATCGTCTCCTCATCTGAAAAGTCTAGTCACACAGTTCGCCCTCGGGGGCAAATGGCCTCTTTTCAAAAGGTGCTGGATGATTGTTGTTTGCTAGATTTGGGTTTCACAGGCCCAAAATATACTTGGTGTAATGGGAGGCTGGGTAATGGAATTACAAGGGAAAGGCTAGACAGAGCAGTGGCTAACAAAGAATGGAGTGGGTCTTTTGATGTCGTCTCTGTGGAAGTTTTGCCCCGAACTAAGTCTGACCATAATCCCCTCCTAgtgtttttttctaaaaataatgaaatgtcTTGGAGAGAAAGGAGGCAATTTAGATATGAGGCAAGCTGGGAGAAACACCAGGAATATTCCCAACTGGTAAAGCAAGTCTGGAGGACCCGAAATAATTGTGAACTGGCTTGGAGAAAAGTTCAAAATAATCTGGAGTATTGTCAACGTGCTTTCCAGAAATGGGTGAGAAAGGAAGGGGGAAAAGTGGAGGATCAAATTGTGAAAAAGGAGAGGGAACTTCAACTCCTTCAAATGCAGGAAGATAATTTTGATATTGACAAGGAGAACCAGATTAAAGATGAGCTGCAAAATCTCCTTCAACAGGAAGATTTAAAATGGAGACAAAGAGCTAAGGAAAACTGGCTACAATCGAGTGATAAgaacacaaaatattttcatgccAGTGCAAGTCAAAAGCACAGGAGAAATGTGGTGTAG